The nucleotide sequence TGTCAGCAGCTATACTTGCAGCTCTCTCAGCCTCTGCTTTTTCGTAGAGTCTTGCCCTCAGAATTTTTAAAGCCTTTTCCTTATTCTTAAGCTGAGACTTTTCATCCTGACAGGTAACTACCATGCCTGTAGGCAGGTGTGTTATTCTAACGGCAGAGTCTGTAGTATTAACGCTCTGTCCACCATGACCTGAAGATCTATAAACGTCTATTCTTAAATCATTTGGATTTATTTCAATGTCTACATCATCAACTTCCGGAAGCACTGCTACTGTTGAAGCAGAAGTGTGTATTCTTCCGCTGGCTTCAGTATCTGGTACTCTTTGGACTCTGTGTACTCCACTTTCATATTTCAACCTGCTGTAAGCACCTGCTCCTCTTATCATGAATACAATTTCTTTAAAGCCACCAATGTCAGTTTCATTGCTGCTCATTATTTCAACTTTCCAGCGTCTAGCTTCTGCATATTTTGTATACATTCTAAACAAGTCCGCAGCAAAGAGAGCAGCTTCTTCTCCACCGGTACCTCCTCTGATTTCCACAAATACGTTCTTATCGTCATTAGGGTCCTTAGGAAGCAACATTATTTTAAGTTCGTTTTTCACTGCTTCTTCTTTCTCGTTAAGTTTTCTAATCTCTTCTTGAAGCATTTCTCTCATATCTTTATCTTCTTCTTCATTCAACATTTCTTTTGCAGTTTCAATGTCCTCAAGTACCTTCTTATATTCCCTGTACTTTGTAACCACAGCTTCCAAATCAGCATGCTCCTTACAAAGTCTCTGCCATTCCTTTTGATCTGCCATAACTGATGGGTCACTGATTTTTATGGACAATTCTTCATATTTATTTTCTATAAAATGCAGTCTTTCTAACATGCAGCGCTCAACTCCGTATTTATAATTTAGTTTTCAAAACTATACCAATTAGCTATTATAACATAAGACCTTATTGGGAAGCAACCAGCATTTCTTACTTTCCTCATATTTACATTTGTAATAGTAAAAAAGACCAAACAAAATAAATTATGCACTTAAAAAACAGAGGATATTGAAGGATTTTTTAAGAGGAGTACCTTCCTTAAACTTACTTCTTGTCTTATTTATAAATTTATTGCTTCGCAATTCTTTATAAAACTTCAGCGTCATTTAAAATATCTTTACACTTGAAAAAACCGATAACAACCCTGTCGTTCCCTGCCAGGTCTTTAATGCACTTCACATCCTCAAAGCCCTGTTCCTTCATTATGGCTTCTACCTCTTCCCTTTGGTCATAACCAATTTCATAGGCCAATAAGCCGCCATCCTTTAAGCATTTCAAAGCTTGTTCGGTGATTTTTCTGTAAAAGACCAGGCCATCTTCACCACCTGATAGGGCCAGATGAGGCTCGTATTTCTTTACATCCTCCATAAGCTCTTCTATGACCGCTTCTCTTATATAAGGAGGATTGGATACTATGACATCGTATTGATTTCCTTCACTGATAGCCTTATCCAAGAGGTCACTGCTGGTAAACCTCACTCTATCCTGCAGGGAATTGTTAACAATATTTTTTGTGTTCACTTCTTTAGCAATATCAGATATATCAACACATTCTACCTTTACATTATTGACCATTGAGGCAATGGCTATACCTATGGCACCACTTCCACTGCAGATATCACAGACTGTAGTGTATTCTCTGTTTTTTATCTCCTCCAGCACAGTCTCCACAAGAACTTCTGTATCCGGTCTGGGAATTAGGACTCCAGGCTTAATGTATAAGTTTATGCCCATGAATTCACATTCTTCTAAAATATACTTTACAGGCATTCTTTCCTTTCTCAATTGTATATATCCAAGAAATTTATCTGCTTTATCCTTATCTACAACTTCGTTTCTGTGAGTTATTATATACAATTTGTCTTTTTGCAAAACCTTGGCTAAAAGTAGCTGCGCATCCAGCACGTAGCTGTCTATATTCTCATTTTTTAGTATTTCATTGCCTCTATTTAACAGGTCTCCAATGGTAGACCCTCCCCTTGACAGTTTTACTTCTCTGGAATAGTCCAAATTTTCAGCGGCCTTTAATGCTACGATGGCCACTTCTAATTGGGAAAGATCCGGCTCTCTTGTAGTCAACTCCTGAAGTTTTAAGCCCGGATAGGCCATGACTTTAGAAAAACTCCCTTCACTATTTCCCATCCATCTTATAAGCTCATAGGAAATACCGGATACCAAAGGGAGAAGCAGTACCCTATAGGATATTTTCTGCCACATTGAATCAAACTCAACGACAGAAAACAGAGCTATGCTTACTATCATTACTAGGAACAGGAAGTTAGTTCCGCACCTGGGATGAAATCTTTCAAAAGTTGCTGCATTTTCTGGTGTAAGCTCCCTTTCATTTTCATAGCAGAAAATTGTTTTATGCTCTGCTCCGTGATATTGAAATACCCTATTGATATCGTCTATCTTCCCTACAAGAAAAATATAGCCTAAGAATATGGCTACTCGTAGTAGACCTTCAATTATATTTACTGTCAATCTATTCATGTATAATTTATACAATAAATTAGATAAAAAAGTCGGAAGTACAAAGAAAAGCAAAACAGAAAAACTTAAGGAAATCACCAGCGAAATACCTATTAAGATATCATTACTCTTTTCTCCAAAGACTTTATTAAACCAGGCATCAAATTTGGACTCTTCTCCCTCCTCTTCAAAGAAAGAAGCGGAATAGTTCAAGGTTTTTATCCCCACTATCAAAGACTCTATTAAAGATACTGCACCTCTTATCACAGGCAGGGATAATATTTTATTTCTTTTAGTATAGGGTGTTACCTTTTTTATATCAACCTCAATACTCCCATCCGCTAACCTAACAGCAGTGGCAATCCCCTTTTGTCCCCTCATCATTACCCCCTCAATAACAGCTTGACCACCTACCGATGTCTTCTTTGACATACATTAATCATCCTCTCTTATACTAAGAAACTATAAATCTCTAACTTCTATCTTGTAATTCGTAACCACTAACATATATTTATTATCTTTCATTATAACAGAAAATTATTATCCTTTAAACAAAAATCAAAAGGACAACAGCTTCACAGGTGATTCCTGATTTGAAACAGCTGTATTTGTTTTAGGTGATTCTGATGGAGCAGTTAAATTAATTGCCTGACATCCTAATATGCTAAATAAAAATAAAACTGTACATATTTTTACTAGCCAACTTTTCCACATATTGATTCTTCCCATATACATTCTCCTTAACTTCTGTATATCTGAAACTTCAGCTTTACTTGCTTACCCCTTTATAACTTCCGGGTTCAACATTAAAACTAATTTCTTCTCCATTTGATATAGCAACTATGGTCTTTTGTTCGTCTGTCCTAAAGACCTTAATTTCTTTAGCCTTAAGCTTATCCATGGTCTCCTGGGCAGGGTGACCATATTTATTGTCCCCACCTGCTGATATTACTGCATATGTAGGATTCACCTTATCCAGAAAGTCCTGACTGGTTGAAGTTTGGCTTCCATGGTGTCCAACCTTAAGGACTGTTGCAGATAAATCTCTTCCTGAGCTTACCATCTCATTTTCCGAGATCTTCTCTGCATCCCCGGCTAAGAGAAAACTTGTGCTACCAAATGTAATCTTCAAAACTATTGAATAATCATTGGAATCCTCATATTCACTGCTGTTAGGTGCCAAAACCGTAACTGACGCTTCCCCCAAGTTAAACTGCTCTCCTACTTTGGGTACTGTTAAGCTCAACCCCTTATCCTTTACCGACGTAACAAAGTCCTTATAGGTCTTAGTAGTTGCTGTCTGCTTTGGAAAATAAACCTTTCCCACTTTAAAAGAATTGATTATGGTATCCGCAGATCCTATATGATCTTCATCCTTATGGGTTCCTACAAAGTATTTAAGTTCTTTAACCCCCTGACTTGTGAGATAATCCTTAATTACATCGGCATCTCCGTTATTCCCGGCATCAACCAGCATAAATTTATCGCCTTGCTGAAGCAAGATTGAATCAGCCTGACCTACATCAATGAAGCTTACCTTTAATTCACCGCTAACCGGGCTGGTGTTACTACTTTCATTTTGAACTTCTTGCTCTACATCGATATTATTTACATTCAAATCTATGTCATTTAAGGCAGCATAGATAGCACCTATTGCCAAGATAACTGTGATAATTGCACTAAATAGTTTGTTATTCTTATTCTTCTTCAATATTTTTCCCCCTAAAAATTAATTATAACAAAAGGATCAGCCATTCAACCAATACTTAAAAGCATATTATGTAGTACTCTCAAAGACAAATGGTGAAAATTAACAAGAGACATACTACATAATCATAACATATTCATTTATATGAGGTAAAAGGAAAAATACTCTATATTCAGCCATATCACTGGCGGAGCACAGCTGCTTTCTTGTCAGTTTTCTTTGCTGCGGTAAGTGACTCATCAGAAATCATGGACTTATTGCTTGAAGTTTCATTAGTTCCCCTAATTCTCATACATCCGCTTAATGCTAAAACTATAGTTGTTATAATTGGCAATACTATATATTTTTTCATCTAAAATTCTCCTTAAATTCGTAGTATCTTCTTCATAATCCATTATTAAATATTTGGTTTTCTGCTATTCCCCAAACATCAAGTTTACATTGTCCAGCAATTTGAGTATAAATATAAAAGTAATTATAACAATTATTGCTCTCATCCCTTGACCTAGAATGCGACATGTGACTTGTGAGGTGCCTGCCACTTGACTTGTGAGGTGCCTGCCACTTCACAAGTCACATCACAAGGAGGCCACCTCCAAAAATATTAGTTGACCTACTTCAATCCTTATGCTATAATTTAGTGGTTAAAAAGTTGTGATGCAATCCGAAAGAGGTGAAAAAGATGAGAGAAGGCATACATCCAGAATACCACCATGATGCTGTGGTTAAGTGTGCATGTGGAAATACTTTTACAACTGGTTCTGTTAAAAAGGAACTAAAAGTAGATATATGCTCTAAATGCCACCCATTCTTCACTGGAAAACAAAAGATCATGGATATTGGTGGAAGAGTTGAGAAGTTCAACAAGAGATTCAATATCAAAGGCGACGAAAAATAACCATCAATTTGTGTTAGATATCAGAGCTATAAAAAAGCAGGAAGTTTATTTCCTGCTTTTTTTCGTTACTTATTATTATCTTTTGAAAAAATGTCTCCTTTGGCAAACATGTTCATAAACTCTTCGTTAGTCTTTGTTTTTGCCAATAAGTTTATAAGTTTCTCTGTAACGTCATCGGTATTGCCATCCTTGTAAAGAACCTTTCTGATTGCATATGCCACATCTTTTTCTGCATTAGAGTGCAGAAGATCGTCTCTTCTTGTACCTGACTTGTATATATCGATAGCGGGGAATATTCTTCTTTCCTGCAGCTTTCTATCCAAATGAACTTCCATGTTACCTGTTCCCTTAAACTCTTCAAATATCATGTCGTCCATTCTGCTGCCGGTTTCTATTAGAGCTGTAGCCAATATAGTCAAGCTACCGCCTTCCTCAATATTTCTAGCTGCTCCAAAGAACTTCTTAGGCATAATTAGGGCTCCTGGGTCCAAACCTCCGGACAGAGTCCTTCCTGTTGGAGTAATGGTCAAATTATAGGCTCTGGACAATCTTGTTATGCTAT is from Clostridium thermarum and encodes:
- the prfA gene encoding peptide chain release factor 1, with product MLERLHFIENKYEELSIKISDPSVMADQKEWQRLCKEHADLEAVVTKYREYKKVLEDIETAKEMLNEEEDKDMREMLQEEIRKLNEKEEAVKNELKIMLLPKDPNDDKNVFVEIRGGTGGEEAALFAADLFRMYTKYAEARRWKVEIMSSNETDIGGFKEIVFMIRGAGAYSRLKYESGVHRVQRVPDTEASGRIHTSASTVAVLPEVDDVDIEINPNDLRIDVYRSSGHGGQSVNTTDSAVRITHLPTGMVVTCQDEKSQLKNKEKALKILRARLYEKAEAERAASIAADRKSQVGSGDRSERIRTYNFPQGRVTDHRIGLTLYKLDSFMNGDMDEIIDALIATDQAEKMQNMGNSDI
- the prmC gene encoding peptide chain release factor N(5)-glutamine methyltransferase, yielding MSKKTSVGGQAVIEGVMMRGQKGIATAVRLADGSIEVDIKKVTPYTKRNKILSLPVIRGAVSLIESLIVGIKTLNYSASFFEEEGEESKFDAWFNKVFGEKSNDILIGISLVISLSFSVLLFFVLPTFLSNLLYKLYMNRLTVNIIEGLLRVAIFLGYIFLVGKIDDINRVFQYHGAEHKTIFCYENERELTPENAATFERFHPRCGTNFLFLVMIVSIALFSVVEFDSMWQKISYRVLLLPLVSGISYELIRWMGNSEGSFSKVMAYPGLKLQELTTREPDLSQLEVAIVALKAAENLDYSREVKLSRGGSTIGDLLNRGNEILKNENIDSYVLDAQLLLAKVLQKDKLYIITHRNEVVDKDKADKFLGYIQLRKERMPVKYILEECEFMGINLYIKPGVLIPRPDTEVLVETVLEEIKNREYTTVCDICSGSGAIGIAIASMVNNVKVECVDISDIAKEVNTKNIVNNSLQDRVRFTSSDLLDKAISEGNQYDVIVSNPPYIREAVIEELMEDVKKYEPHLALSGGEDGLVFYRKITEQALKCLKDGGLLAYEIGYDQREEVEAIMKEQGFEDVKCIKDLAGNDRVVIGFFKCKDILNDAEVL
- a CDS encoding ComEC/Rec2 family competence protein; protein product: MKKNKNNKLFSAIITVILAIGAIYAALNDIDLNVNNIDVEQEVQNESSNTSPVSGELKVSFIDVGQADSILLQQGDKFMLVDAGNNGDADVIKDYLTSQGVKELKYFVGTHKDEDHIGSADTIINSFKVGKVYFPKQTATTKTYKDFVTSVKDKGLSLTVPKVGEQFNLGEASVTVLAPNSSEYEDSNDYSIVLKITFGSTSFLLAGDAEKISENEMVSSGRDLSATVLKVGHHGSQTSTSQDFLDKVNPTYAVISAGGDNKYGHPAQETMDKLKAKEIKVFRTDEQKTIVAISNGEEISFNVEPGSYKGVSK
- the rpmE gene encoding 50S ribosomal protein L31, coding for MREGIHPEYHHDAVVKCACGNTFTTGSVKKELKVDICSKCHPFFTGKQKIMDIGGRVEKFNKRFNIKGDEK